In one Lolium rigidum isolate FL_2022 chromosome 3, APGP_CSIRO_Lrig_0.1, whole genome shotgun sequence genomic region, the following are encoded:
- the LOC124700077 gene encoding non-specific phospholipase C4-like, which produces MAGKIKTVVVVVQENRSFDHMLGWMKSLNPDIDGVTGAETNRVVVADPSSKTITFADRAEYVDPDPGHSAQAIYEQVYGTPFVDNQTTPMTRPDVPSPPMSGFAQQAEKEKPGMAETVMNGFRPDAVPVYRELAREFAVCDRWFASNPASTQPNRLFVHSATSHGLVSNDTKTLVAGLPQTTIFDSLHDAGYSFGVYYQYPPAVLLYRNLRQLKYVGNFHPFDLEFRRHCREGKLPNYVVVEQRYFDLKILPGNDDHPSHDVSEGQRFVKEVYEALRSGPQWEEMLLVVTYDEHGGFYDHVPTPAVGVPSPDGIVSAAPFFFNFDRLGVRVPAFFISPWIEPGTVVHSPSGPQPTSQFEHSSIPATVKKIFNLPSFLTKRDAWAGTFDTVLTRDTPRTDCPATLPEAVKLRPTEAAEQAQISEFQAELVQLGAALNGDHAKDVYPHKLVEGMTVSDAAKYCNDAFRAFLDECDRCKKCGMDGSHIPALPPTPSPPAKKKSSFPSKMLACFACGRS; this is translated from the coding sequence ATGGCGGGAAAGATCaagacggtggtggtggtggtgcaggaGAACCGATCCTTCGACCACATGCTCGGCTGGATGAAATCCCTCAACCCGGACATCGACGGTGTCACCGGCGCCGAGACCaaccgcgtcgtcgtcgccgacccTTCCTCCAAGACCATCACCTTCGCCGACCGAGCTGAGTACGTGGACCCGGACCCGGGACACTCTGCGCAGGCTATCTACGAGCAGGTCTACGGCACGCCCTTCGTCGACAACCAGACCACGCCGATGACCCGGCCTGACGTCCCCTCGCCGCCGATGAGCGGCTTCGCGCAGCAGGCCGAGAAGGAGAAGCCGGGCATGGCGGAGACCGTCATGAACGGGTTCAGGCCGGACGCCGTGCCGGTGTACCGCGAGCTGGCGCGGGAGTTCGCCGTGTGCGACCGCTGGTTCGCGTCCAACCCGGCGTCCACGCAGCCCAACCGGCTGTTCGTGCACTCGGCCACGTCGCACGGTCTGGTCAGCAATGACACCAAGACGCTGGTCGCCGGCTTGCCGCAGACCACCATCTTCGACTCACTCCACGACGCCGGCTACTCCTTCGGAGTCTACTACCAGTACCCACCGGCGGTGCTCTTATACCGGAACCTCCGCCAGCTCAAGTACGTCGGCAACTTCCACCCGTTCGACCTCGAGTTCCGGCGCCATTGCCGAGAGGGCAAGCTGCCCAACTACGTGGTCGTCGAGCAGCGCTACTTCGACCTCAagatcctccccggcaacgacgaccACCCGTCGCACGACGTGTCCGAGGGGCAGAGGTTCGTGAAGGAGGTTTACGAGGCGCTGCGATCGGGGCCGCAGTGGGAAGAGATGCTCCTCGTCGTCACATACGACGAGCACGGCGGCTTCTACGACCACGTCCCCACCCCCGCCGTGGGCGTCCCCAGCCCCGACGGCATCGTCAGCGCCGCGCCATTCTTCTTCAACTTCGATCGCCTCGGTGTCCGCGTGCCGGCGTTCTTCATCTCCCCCTGGATCGAGCCCGGGACGGTGGTGCACAGTCCGTCGGGGCCGCAGCCGACGTCGCAGTTCGAGCACTCCTCCATCCCAGCCACCGTGAAGAAGATCTTCAACCTCCCGAGCTTCCTGACCAAGCGCGACGCGTGGGCCGGCACGTTCGACACCGTCCTCACGCGCGACACGCCGCGCACGGACTGCCCCGCCACGCTGCCGGAGGCGGTGAAGCTGCGACCGACGGAGGCAGCAGAGCAGGCGCAGATCTCTGAGTTCCAGGCGGAGCTGGTGCAGCTCGGCGCGGCGCTCAACGGCGACCACGCCAAGGACGTGTACCCGCACAAGCTGGTGGAAGGCATGACGGTGAGTGACGCGGCCAAATACTGCAACGACGCCTTCAGGGCCTTCCTGGACGAGTGCGACCGCTGCAAGAAGTGCGGCATGGACGGGTCCCACATCCCCGCCCTGCCACCgacaccgtcgccgccggcgaagaagaagagtAGCTTCCCTTCCAAGATGCTGGCTTGCTTTGCGTGTGGCCGTTCGTAG